AAGaaggtttttttttttttttttttttttgcggggaagtTATGCACAGAAGTTGTTTCATGAACATATACCTAATCTGGTGTTATCATGTGAAGCATAGGGGGAGCATATTCAGTTACCTGGAGCAACATATCCAATGGATCCTCTTATTCTGATGGAGCTAAGGGAATTTGCAGAAGCTTCGCTTCCACCTTCATTAAGAATTCTAGCGATACCAAAATCCCCAATACGAGCCCTCATGTCACCAGTGAGAAGAATGTTGCTTGGCTTGAGATCGCAATGGATGATGGAAGGTTGGCAACCATTGTGTAGATAGTCTAAAGCATCCACAAGGTCAATAGCGATATCTAACCTCTGTGACAAGCTGAGTGTTCCATTTCTGTTTTGACTTTCAATGTCTGGGTGGATCCAGCGGTCTAAGCTGCCATTAGGCATGAGCTCGAAGACTAGTGCTCTGAAGTCTTGGCCTTGGTGGTTGATGCTTGAACAGCACGTGACGATTTTTACAAGGCAACGGTGCTTAACTCTTCTTAGTGCCTCACATTCATCCTGGAAGCTTTTGTAGGATCCGGATTGCTGCAGATTAAACACCTTCACAGCCGCAGCGAAATTTTCTAGAGTACCTTTGTATACAGTACCATATCTTCCCTTCCCGAGCAGATTGGCTTCTGAAAACCCATCCGTTGCTTTGAGTATGTCGTTGTATGAAACCATTGGAAGGTCAATCTTGGTCGTCTGAGGTGACCGTAGTTCTTTCCTCAACCCTGGCTTAAATTTTGTGTACAGAAATCCAGCTAAAGCAAGAGCTGCAAGGAAGACCAGGATACCTCCTGTTGTAGGGACAACTATTCTCAGAGACTTTGGCAAGCCTTTCTTGGAGCTTGGGCATTTTGGCAGTTGAATCTGTGGTATTCCACCACATAACTCATTGTTGCCAACAATTGATAGTCCAGTTAAATTCCTGAAAATCCCTTCTTTTGGTACCTCACCTTGTAAATTGTTGAAGGATATGTCGAGGTGGAACAGTGATGTTGAATAACCTAGGAGTTCAGGTATTGGCCCTGATAGATCATTATGTGCAAGATACAATTCCTCCAAGCTGGTAATATTGCTCAGGTCCCCTGGAATGCTTCCATTCAGTTTGTTGTTCGTCAAATTCAGCACAGTAAGCCCTTTTATGTTCTTCAAACTGGGAGGGATGTTTCCTTGGAATGAATTGCCATCCATTAAGAGGGTTTCCAGGACTACGCAGCCACCAATGGTTGCAGGTATTTTACCAGACAGTTGGTTCCCGGATAGAAGAAGCTGCCCGAGATTTACCAACTTACCAACTTCTGAAGGAAGAGGTCCCTTCAGCAAGTTGTAAGACAAAGCCAAATATATTGAGATCGATGATAGTTGCATAATTTCACTTGGAATTGTGCCATTAAGATGGTTTCTTGATAGATCTAGTTGTGAAAGTTTGGTCAATTTTCCGATGCTTGATGGGATTGGTCCCTCCAAGCTGTTGAAGCTTGCATCAAACTTAGACAGACCGGTGAGGTTTCCAATGGAGGACGGGATAAATCCTGATAAGTTGTTGTAGCCCAGGTGTAGCTCCTTCAATTGTGTAAGCTTCCCTATGCTATCAGGAATTATCCCGGTGAGTAAGTTGTGACCAAGATGAAGCACCTCCAGACCTATGAAATTTCCAATATCTGATGGGATAGTACCAGATATATTGTTGGCCAAAATACTTAGCTCTTGGATGTTTGTGGATAAGTTAGACACTGAGGTTGGCAATTGCCCCGAGAACCTGTTTTGTTCTATAGACATCAGTCGCAGCCTGCTACAGTTTGTCAAAGAAATAAGGAATTGCCATTCTCGCTCATTGTTTGCCTCGAACTTGTTCACATCCAGACAAAACCATCTAAGATACTGCAATCTTCCCAACTCCGAAGGGACAACCCCACTGAATCCGTTATTTGGAGCATCAAAAACCTGGAGTCTGGAGAGATTAGTTAGTGATGGAGGCACAACTCCAGTAAATTGATTGTCCCCCATTGCAAACTGTTGCATGTTTGGAAGGCCTCTCCCCAGATCAGCTGGTAGACGGCCGTGCAGGTTGTTGTCCGCCACATAAAATCTGTGCAGAGATGACTGGTTGTACAGCGAAAGAGGAAACAAACCTGAGAGGTTATTTATGGCCAGCTGAAGGAACTCGAGAGATGGGATGTTCCCAATGCCCTCAGGGATCGATCCCTGGAGATGGTTAGCTGCCAGGGACAAGATGGACACCTGGGAGAGGTTCCCTAGTGATGACGGGATGGTCCCGGTGAGGCTGTTGTTGTATAGGTGTACAAGACGTAGCGATTGCATGTTGCCGATCTCAGAAGGTATGCTTCCTTGCAACCCCTTATTGTCAGCAATTACCATCTTCCTGAGGCTGCTGCAGTGGCTAATGTTGCTTGGAATCGCACCGGTGAGCATGTTCCCTTGCAGGCCAAGGTACCTGAGGCGGTGGAGGGAGCCGATGCTGGGAGGGATCTTACCGTACAAGGGGTTGAGGCTCAAGTTGAGTGTGCGGAGGAACGTGAGGTTGCCGACGGCAGGGGAGATGGTGCCGGCGAGCCCCTGGGAGTTGAGGTCCAGAGCGACCACCCTTGATCGGTGCCTCTGGCTGCACGTGACGCCCTCCCAGGCGCAGTAACTGATGCTCCTGTTCCAGGAGGACAGCACCCTTGAATGGTCTGAAATCCTTTCCTTGAATGCTTCGAGAGCGCTCTCATCTCCGTCATGTGCGCGCGTCACCCCCATGGTGGAGAGCAGGAGAAGCACAAGACATTTGATTCCGACGAGGCGCCGTGGCAGCGGTGTACCCCTCCGCCACATGGTTCTGTGCGTGGTTATTTTCACTCTCTCTTCCTTGGTATGGAACATTGGAGCTACAAGTTCTAGCTTTCTGATACAGAATTTGCACGATGTTGGTGTGCCTTTCGCGAAATTAAAATAGTACTGGTACCAAGTTGTCGATGTTAGTGACCTCGGACTGAATCTGACCACTTATGCAGCTGTGTTGAAACTGACGTGCTGTCCCTGATTAATTGCTCCTCAGCTGCACCTGGTCCCAGTGATGTAGTCCAGGAGGTCCCAATGCAATGAATAAAACAATCAAGACTGTCTCTGTCTGATGGGAACCAATTAGCCTGAATTCTTCTATGTTTTTTGTCAAAAAAAAAGAGTATAGATGAGAACGCGTGGCTGGTGTTTAGGGGCCCATAGTTGAACAAGTGCTCGTGTTGGATTTTTTTTGAAGGAAAAGGAAAGTTCGGTGTTTCGTTCCCTTTGAACTAGCCCTGAAGTTGAAGTTGAAGTTGCAGCATGTAGTTTCCCCAGTGAAGTTGATAATTCAACAAAAGAGGCCGGAAGTGCAATAGAATTGACTTTGGAAGACCGAGTCTGCAAAGAGAGTTGGTGTATGTCTTGTGATGTACTGGATACTTTACACACACATTTCTTGAGTTTTGTTCTTCTCACGTAGCACCCCTGTTTCCCCTCTTGAATTAGCCCTGAGGTTGCAGCATGCCAGCATCTAGTTGATACCAACAAAGGATGATACttcagcaaaagtggctggaagcGCAACACAAGTAACTTGGAAACAAAAGCCAGTGCTGAAATTTGGATTAAACAGTAGGCGAGCCGCGACTTGTTTCTTGCACTTAGCGGCTGGTTGATTCAGAAATTGGTTGACTGGAATAAAACTGATGGAAGGCATATGTTCTTGTGTTCTTTATACCCTAGACCACAGCAATGCTGTCACAA
This genomic stretch from Triticum urartu cultivar G1812 unplaced genomic scaffold, Tu2.1 TuUngrouped_contig_6218, whole genome shotgun sequence harbors:
- the LOC125530309 gene encoding probable LRR receptor-like serine/threonine-protein kinase At3g47570, which produces MFHTKEERVKITTHRTMWRRGTPLPRRLVGIKCLVLLLLSTMGVTRAHDGDESALEAFKERISDHSRVLSSWNRSISYCAWEGVTCSQRHRSRVVALDLNSQGLAGTISPAVGNLTFLRTLNLSLNPLYGKIPPSIGSLHRLRYLGLQGNMLTGAIPSNISHCSSLRKMVIADNKGLQGSIPSEIGNMQSLRLVHLYNNSLTGTIPSSLGNLSQVSILSLAANHLQGSIPEGIGNIPSLEFLQLAINNLSGLFPLSLYNQSSLHRFYVADNNLHGRLPADLGRGLPNMQQFAMGDNQFTGVVPPSLTNLSRLQVFDAPNNGFSGVVPSELGRLQYLRWFCLDVNKFEANNEREWQFLISLTNCSRLRLMSIEQNRFSGQLPTSVSNLSTNIQELSILANNISGTIPSDIGNFIGLEVLHLGHNLLTGIIPDSIGKLTQLKELHLGYNNLSGFIPSSIGNLTGLSKFDASFNSLEGPIPSSIGKLTKLSQLDLSRNHLNGTIPSEIMQLSSISIYLALSYNLLKGPLPSEVGKLVNLGQLLLSGNQLSGKIPATIGGCVVLETLLMDGNSFQGNIPPSLKNIKGLTVLNLTNNKLNGSIPGDLSNITSLEELYLAHNDLSGPIPELLGYSTSLFHLDISFNNLQGEVPKEGIFRNLTGLSIVGNNELCGGIPQIQLPKCPSSKKGLPKSLRIVVPTTGGILVFLAALALAGFLYTKFKPGLRKELRSPQTTKIDLPMVSYNDILKATDGFSEANLLGKGRYGTVYKGTLENFAAAVKVFNLQQSGSYKSFQDECEALRRVKHRCLVKIVTCCSSINHQGQDFRALVFELMPNGSLDRWIHPDIESQNRNGTLSLSQRLDIAIDLVDALDYLHNGCQPSIIHCDLKPSNILLTGDMRARIGDFGIARILNEGGSEASANSLSSIRIRGSIGYVAPGN